One genomic segment of Pandoraea thiooxydans includes these proteins:
- the pdeR gene encoding cyclic di-GMP phosphodiesterase, giving the protein MDNDLDYSILYEYFGTSSPYWRLAGDSNALSLEAQRGSTNLSIALSAAQAGEVRGMTGVTSHRVLDVSIVGEPLRLHLVGRKVNPTQWAGTASAYDDTVSVARDLVHGLSFAEQVVSEVNSLVVILDRHGRVQRFNRLCEEVTGMREEDVIGKSAFELFMSAEQGQASSRNISSFYNSGEPYEVERYINTVNGPRLFLFRNKFVQSGSGVDEQFLICSGTDITEERNAQRRLSELANTDGLTGLPNRNAIHEKIKTAIAAQAGESNRVGILFLDLDNFKKVNDHYGHVVGDRLIRDVASLIQSCLGEGDTLARLGGDEFVVVIEKSTIELLEATAQRILDRLRTPFHLGLMEIYTGCSIGIALYPDHGDGLESLIRSADTAMYVAKDAGKRTYRVFSPDMNKKVAEYMWLDTNLRKALDEQQLVLYYQPAVSLATGVVHGVEALIRWKSPERGLIPPTEFIRYAEESGLIGPLGRWVMQAAANQAMRWKAKGLNIRISINVSARQLCDTDIVNHFSHALDVAGLQPCLLDLELTESCFIEDEATAIGLIKRFRQLGAKVHLDDFGTGYSSLSQLARIPLDVIKLDRSFVSGIDTNTKSQALVRSMAAIAQELRFAVIAEGVETRAEADFLKQVGVDYAQGFLYGKPMTAEEFEVWLSEQRRLRLIA; this is encoded by the coding sequence ATGGATAACGATCTAGATTACTCAATACTGTACGAATATTTCGGTACCAGTAGCCCGTATTGGCGCCTGGCCGGCGACAGTAACGCGCTGTCGCTCGAAGCACAGCGCGGCTCGACCAATCTGAGCATCGCGCTGAGCGCGGCGCAAGCGGGCGAGGTTCGGGGCATGACGGGCGTGACGTCTCACCGGGTGCTGGATGTCAGTATCGTCGGCGAGCCGTTGCGACTTCACCTGGTCGGCAGGAAGGTCAATCCCACCCAATGGGCGGGCACTGCCTCAGCTTACGACGACACGGTTTCGGTCGCGCGCGATTTGGTCCACGGGCTGTCTTTCGCCGAGCAGGTGGTCTCGGAGGTCAACTCGCTGGTGGTGATTCTGGATCGGCACGGTCGGGTGCAGCGCTTTAACCGGTTGTGCGAGGAAGTCACCGGCATGCGCGAGGAAGACGTGATCGGCAAGAGTGCCTTCGAACTGTTCATGTCGGCGGAGCAGGGACAGGCCTCGAGTCGCAATATCTCCAGCTTTTACAATTCTGGCGAGCCATACGAAGTCGAGCGGTATATCAATACCGTCAATGGCCCCAGGCTCTTTTTATTCCGCAACAAATTCGTCCAGAGCGGCAGCGGCGTCGACGAGCAGTTCCTGATTTGCTCGGGTACCGATATTACCGAGGAGCGCAACGCGCAGAGGCGCCTGTCGGAACTGGCCAATACCGATGGCCTGACGGGCCTGCCGAACCGCAACGCCATCCATGAAAAGATCAAGACGGCAATCGCCGCCCAGGCCGGCGAGAGCAACCGCGTTGGCATCCTGTTCCTCGACCTGGACAATTTCAAGAAGGTCAACGATCACTACGGCCATGTCGTCGGCGACCGTTTGATTCGCGACGTCGCAAGCCTGATCCAGAGCTGCCTCGGGGAAGGCGATACGCTGGCGCGCCTGGGCGGTGACGAGTTCGTGGTGGTGATCGAAAAATCCACGATCGAACTGCTCGAGGCGACAGCCCAACGCATTCTGGATCGTCTGCGCACGCCGTTCCACCTCGGGTTGATGGAAATCTACACCGGCTGCTCGATCGGCATCGCGCTCTACCCGGATCATGGCGACGGTCTCGAAAGCCTGATTCGCAGCGCCGACACGGCGATGTATGTCGCCAAGGATGCCGGCAAGCGCACCTATCGGGTGTTCTCGCCCGATATGAACAAAAAGGTGGCCGAGTACATGTGGCTCGACACCAACCTGCGCAAGGCGCTCGACGAGCAGCAGTTGGTGCTGTATTACCAGCCCGCGGTATCGCTTGCCACTGGCGTGGTGCATGGCGTCGAGGCCCTGATTCGCTGGAAGTCCCCCGAGCGCGGCCTGATTCCGCCGACCGAATTCATCCGCTACGCGGAAGAATCGGGCTTGATCGGACCGCTCGGGCGCTGGGTGATGCAAGCGGCGGCGAACCAGGCCATGCGCTGGAAGGCCAAGGGGCTCAATATCCGGATTTCGATCAACGTCTCGGCCCGCCAGTTGTGCGACACGGATATCGTGAATCACTTCAGCCATGCCCTCGATGTCGCCGGCCTGCAGCCTTGTCTGCTCGACCTCGAATTGACCGAGAGCTGCTTCATCGAAGACGAAGCCACGGCGATCGGGCTGATCAAGCGATTCCGCCAACTCGGCGCCAAGGTGCATCTGGACGACTTCGGCACCGGTTACTCGTCGCTGTCGCAACTGGCGCGCATTCCGCTGGACGTGATCAAGCTGGATCGCAGTTTCGTCTCCGGAATCGACACCAACACCAAATCTCAGGCGCTGGTGCGCTCGATGGCGGCGATTGCCCAGGAGTTGCGTTTCGCGGTGATTGCAGAGGGAGTCGAGACTCGCGCTGAAGCCGATTTTCTCAAGCAGGTCGGGGTCGATTATGCGCAGGGGTTCCTATACGGAAAACCGATGACAGCAGAGGAGTTCGAAGTTTGGCTGTCGGAGCAACGACGG